The following are encoded in a window of Salinibacter ruber DSM 13855 genomic DNA:
- a CDS encoding lytic transglycosylase domain-containing protein, protein MPTVLSRALFRGGCAGLALLVLAGCGGSLSSLAPTPEPKRVPEDTILVADTDTTALDPEVARLYALESELLAADDSTRRAHLLNQAMAELATLLRTRPDALERSAVRSVYGGLTAEYRRFHGYPSDPDSTLLARGQIFSVRARLFAELEDVENPLLEGAPVRPEAEVEGTEIPMTSNRLVKQSTTALEEEPSEHVNHWRRRVQVYGPMIEHILAEEGVPQELKYLAMIESGLNPDARSWAGAVGMWQFMPGTGRRYGLTVNAWVDERRDPEKATRAAARHLGDLYDEFGDWHLALAGFNCGAGCVRSALRRADAEDPSYWDAHEYLPRETQGYVPMFIAAARVMENPEAFDLAPPEPASPLAYDYVPIHGSRLSLRTVARLADTTRSAIESLNPELRRGRVPPSKERYYVRIPLGSYPRFAWNYAELPDEKKQPATTYAVRRGDTLSEIAVRFGTSTATLKRLNGISGAIIRPGDRLVVPVQEYASALSAADQRRPLRVQYDTSPPTRPLDAIETARAPSDTTSGPPDASPASSPQTAASAPTSYRVTRGDTLGEIAQRFGVSIRELQAWNDLSGTRIRPGQRLQIRD, encoded by the coding sequence ATGCCGACCGTTCTCTCCCGTGCCCTCTTCCGCGGCGGCTGCGCCGGCCTCGCCCTGCTCGTGCTCGCCGGCTGCGGCGGCTCGCTCTCTTCGCTCGCCCCGACGCCCGAGCCGAAGCGGGTGCCCGAGGATACGATCCTGGTGGCGGACACGGACACCACCGCCCTCGACCCGGAGGTGGCACGCCTGTACGCCCTGGAGTCGGAGCTCCTGGCCGCGGACGACAGTACGCGCCGGGCCCACCTCCTCAACCAGGCCATGGCGGAGCTGGCCACCCTGCTCCGCACCCGGCCGGACGCCCTCGAACGGAGTGCTGTCCGGTCGGTCTACGGGGGGCTCACGGCCGAGTACCGGCGCTTCCACGGCTACCCCAGCGACCCGGACTCGACGCTCCTGGCCCGGGGGCAGATTTTCTCCGTCCGGGCCCGCTTGTTCGCGGAGCTGGAGGACGTCGAAAATCCGCTTCTGGAGGGCGCCCCCGTCCGTCCGGAGGCCGAGGTGGAGGGGACCGAGATTCCGATGACCTCGAACCGGTTGGTGAAGCAGAGCACGACCGCCCTCGAGGAGGAGCCCAGCGAGCACGTCAACCATTGGCGGCGGCGTGTGCAGGTGTACGGGCCCATGATCGAGCACATTCTGGCGGAGGAGGGCGTGCCGCAGGAGCTGAAGTACCTCGCCATGATCGAGAGCGGCCTCAACCCCGACGCCCGGAGCTGGGCCGGCGCCGTGGGCATGTGGCAGTTCATGCCCGGCACCGGCCGGCGGTACGGCCTTACGGTGAACGCGTGGGTCGACGAGCGGCGCGACCCGGAAAAGGCCACCCGGGCGGCCGCCCGGCACCTGGGCGACCTGTACGACGAGTTCGGCGACTGGCACCTCGCCCTGGCCGGCTTCAACTGTGGGGCCGGCTGTGTGCGCTCCGCGCTCCGCCGGGCCGACGCCGAGGACCCGTCGTACTGGGACGCCCACGAGTACCTGCCGCGCGAGACGCAGGGCTACGTGCCCATGTTCATCGCCGCGGCCCGCGTGATGGAGAACCCCGAGGCGTTCGACCTCGCCCCGCCCGAGCCGGCCTCGCCGCTCGCCTACGACTACGTCCCGATACACGGAAGCCGCCTCTCGCTCCGCACCGTGGCCCGCCTCGCCGACACCACGCGCAGTGCCATCGAGTCGCTCAACCCCGAACTGCGGCGGGGCCGCGTGCCGCCCTCCAAGGAGCGGTACTACGTGCGCATTCCGCTGGGCAGCTACCCGCGGTTCGCCTGGAACTACGCCGAGCTGCCGGACGAGAAGAAGCAGCCGGCCACCACCTACGCGGTGCGCCGGGGCGATACGCTCTCCGAGATTGCCGTGCGCTTCGGCACCTCCACCGCCACGCTGAAGCGGCTCAACGGCATCAGCGGCGCCATCATCCGCCCGGGCGACCGGCTGGTGGTGCCCGTCCAGGAGTACGCGAGCGCCCTTAGTGCGGCCGACCAGCGGCGCCCCCTGCGCGTGCAGTACGACACGTCGCCCCCCACGCGCCCGCTCGACGCGATCGAGACGGCCCGCGCCCCGTCGGACACGACGTCCGGGCCGCCCGATGCATCCCCCGCCTCCAGCCCCCAAACGGCCGCCTCCGCCCCCACGTCCTACCGCGTGACCCGGGGCGACACGCTCGGGGAGATTGCGCAACGGTTCGGGGTGTCCATCCGGGAGCTCCAGGCCTGGAACGACCTCAGCGGCACCCGCATCCGCCCGGGCCAGCGCCTGCAGATTCGGGACTGA
- a CDS encoding DUF4385 domain-containing protein — translation MAGAYETDFRAHPEAYRYDSSEQGVFKVQPYKDELLPDWGFKDEAAAEAAVEALREAYERYRAADDFVGMDMARKYLQMGFTRAMRYAKYPGGRKYEDDGTEREPEQWADPEKRAAAVVFRNAWQALTDDPAYERLKEHHQNEVYDPAASPMVD, via the coding sequence ATGGCAGGCGCGTACGAGACTGACTTCCGGGCCCACCCGGAGGCCTACCGGTACGATTCCAGCGAGCAGGGCGTGTTCAAGGTCCAGCCGTACAAGGACGAGCTGCTTCCGGACTGGGGCTTCAAGGACGAGGCCGCCGCGGAGGCCGCGGTGGAGGCCCTCCGGGAGGCCTACGAACGGTACCGGGCCGCGGACGACTTCGTGGGCATGGACATGGCACGGAAGTACCTGCAGATGGGCTTCACGCGGGCCATGCGGTACGCAAAGTATCCGGGCGGGCGAAAGTATGAAGACGACGGCACCGAGCGGGAGCCCGAGCAGTGGGCCGATCCCGAGAAGCGGGCGGCGGCCGTCGTCTTTCGGAACGCGTGGCAGGCCCTCACGGACGATCCCGCGTACGAGCGCCTGAAAGAACACCACCAGAACGAGGTATACGATCCGGCCGCGAGTCCGATGGTGGATTGA
- a CDS encoding CDGSH iron-sulfur domain-containing protein, with translation MDTDGCPHEGDGETLLADTRMALCRCGASESKPLCDGGHTEMGFEAG, from the coding sequence ATGGACACCGACGGCTGCCCCCACGAGGGCGACGGCGAGACGCTCCTCGCCGATACACGGATGGCCCTCTGCCGCTGCGGCGCTTCCGAAAGCAAGCCCCTCTGTGACGGAGGCCACACGGAGATGGGCTTCGAAGCGGGTTGA
- a CDS encoding ATP-binding cassette domain-containing protein: protein MNDDSALILDGVFYRVPSLDILQGVHLKAHAGAITGLFGRNGSGKTTLLKVAAGQIQPNSGLTIIDGTRLHKQSKWKRFSTIAYLPQESMLPPDVTVRTLVRSAGLSSHHVPDQLASSPTRTVRTLSGGERRLLEVAIVLGLERDYVLLDEPFTGVEPLLIDAIGRRIEEAAAQGTGVLLTDHYHQHVTPLADDAYVLWQKQCVPLDGDAPLHDQLVEMGYLRADAAARS from the coding sequence ATGAACGACGACTCGGCCCTCATTCTGGATGGGGTGTTCTACCGGGTCCCGAGCCTTGACATCCTCCAGGGCGTGCACCTGAAGGCCCACGCGGGAGCGATCACCGGCCTCTTCGGGCGCAACGGCAGCGGCAAGACGACCCTACTGAAGGTGGCCGCCGGGCAGATTCAACCCAACAGCGGCCTCACCATCATCGACGGCACGCGGCTGCACAAGCAGTCGAAATGGAAACGGTTCTCGACGATCGCCTACCTGCCTCAGGAGTCAATGCTTCCCCCGGACGTGACCGTGCGGACCCTCGTCCGGAGTGCCGGGCTGTCGTCCCACCACGTCCCCGACCAACTCGCCTCCTCCCCCACCCGGACGGTGCGGACCCTCTCCGGGGGCGAGCGGCGGCTTCTGGAAGTCGCGATCGTGTTGGGGCTGGAGCGCGACTACGTCCTGCTCGACGAGCCCTTCACGGGCGTGGAGCCCCTCCTAATCGACGCCATCGGTCGGCGCATTGAGGAAGCGGCCGCACAGGGGACCGGCGTCCTCCTCACCGACCACTACCACCAGCACGTGACACCGCTCGCCGACGACGCGTACGTCCTGTGGCAGAAGCAGTGCGTTCCGCTCGACGGCGACGCCCCCCTCCACGACCAGCTCGTGGAGATGGGGTATCTCCGGGCCGACGCGGCCGCCCGCTCGTAG
- a CDS encoding alpha/beta fold hydrolase, producing MESDPTNHCSVSLERHWVDREGVRLHVRAAGPEDGPLVVLLHGFPEFWYGWRRQIPALAAAGHRVVVPDQRGYNHSDAPRAVAAYDLDRLVDDVCAVVDATGRARASVVGHDWGAMVAWHLAHARPERLRRLAVLNVPHPHVFRDTLRTSPTQLLRSTYALFFQVPGLPEWLLGRNDGQGLATMLRWSGRPDTFADADLAAYRRAWRRPGRLRGMLNWYRAAGRRALRSTPPSGAVDVPALVVWGAQDIALSRQMAAPSAAMCADGRLRIIDDATHWVQHDAPATVNRLLLGHLEA from the coding sequence ATGGAGAGCGATCCCACGAACCATTGCTCGGTGTCTCTTGAGCGGCACTGGGTCGACCGTGAAGGGGTGCGACTGCATGTGCGGGCGGCGGGCCCCGAGGACGGCCCGCTCGTCGTGCTCCTGCACGGCTTCCCGGAGTTCTGGTACGGGTGGCGCCGTCAGATCCCGGCCCTCGCCGCGGCGGGCCACCGGGTCGTCGTGCCGGACCAGCGCGGCTACAACCACAGCGACGCGCCGCGGGCCGTCGCCGCCTACGACCTGGACCGTCTCGTGGACGACGTGTGCGCGGTCGTCGACGCCACGGGCCGGGCTCGCGCCTCGGTCGTGGGGCACGACTGGGGCGCAATGGTGGCGTGGCACCTGGCCCACGCCCGCCCGGAGCGCCTGCGGCGCCTCGCGGTGCTCAACGTGCCCCATCCGCACGTCTTTCGGGACACGCTCCGCACGAGCCCCACCCAGCTGCTGCGGAGCACGTACGCGCTGTTCTTTCAGGTGCCCGGCCTGCCGGAGTGGCTGCTCGGGCGCAACGACGGCCAGGGCCTTGCCACGATGCTCCGGTGGAGCGGGCGCCCCGACACGTTTGCCGACGCGGACCTCGCGGCCTACCGCCGGGCGTGGCGCCGGCCGGGCCGGCTTCGGGGCATGCTCAACTGGTACCGGGCCGCAGGCCGCCGAGCACTGCGCAGTACTCCGCCGTCCGGGGCCGTCGACGTGCCGGCGCTCGTGGTGTGGGGCGCCCAGGACATCGCCCTCAGCCGGCAGATGGCGGCCCCCAGCGCCGCGATGTGTGCCGACGGGCGCCTCCGGATCATCGACGACGCCACCCACTGGGTGCAGCACGACGCCCCGGCGACCGTCAACCGGCTGCTGCTCGGCCACCTGGAGGCGTAG
- a CDS encoding DUF3047 domain-containing protein: MPHSILPTYSALFGETVRRLGLCVGGLALGISLSAPEAGHAQGATSNEGDPVIVDNFEDDAPGTFPDGWVFVKSDENIQSYEESRDPGETVEVREENGNRYVQLITDGEALRYTKRNGVDFEWNLKDHPRLKWRWRARKLPEGASERDQNDTGGAVYVTFGSDWLGRPKSIKYTYSSSLPVGTTVSFGPLKVIVVDSAREPRTGEWETVQRRIRDDYRQVFGEDPPDRPVSITLWSDSDTTGDEAKVDVDDIELLPPR, translated from the coding sequence ATGCCCCACTCTATTCTTCCAACATACTCAGCGCTTTTTGGCGAGACGGTCCGTCGACTGGGACTGTGTGTCGGGGGGCTGGCTCTGGGGATTTCCCTCTCCGCCCCTGAGGCTGGGCACGCACAGGGGGCGACCTCGAATGAGGGGGACCCGGTGATTGTCGACAACTTTGAAGACGACGCGCCGGGGACGTTTCCCGACGGATGGGTGTTCGTGAAGTCGGATGAGAACATCCAGTCGTACGAGGAGAGCCGCGATCCGGGCGAGACCGTGGAGGTGCGGGAGGAGAACGGGAACCGCTACGTCCAGCTCATCACAGATGGGGAGGCGCTGCGGTACACGAAGCGAAACGGCGTCGATTTCGAATGGAACCTGAAGGATCATCCCCGCCTCAAGTGGCGCTGGCGGGCCCGCAAGCTGCCGGAGGGCGCCAGCGAACGGGACCAAAACGACACGGGGGGCGCGGTGTACGTGACGTTCGGGTCGGACTGGCTGGGGCGGCCGAAGAGCATCAAGTACACCTACAGCTCCTCCCTGCCGGTGGGCACGACCGTCTCCTTTGGCCCGCTGAAGGTCATCGTCGTCGACTCGGCCCGCGAGCCGCGCACGGGCGAGTGGGAGACGGTCCAGCGGCGCATCCGGGACGACTACCGGCAGGTGTTTGGCGAGGATCCCCCCGATCGCCCGGTGTCGATCACGCTGTGGAGCGACTCGGACACCACCGGTGACGAGGCAAAGGTCGACGTCGACGACATCGAATTGCTTCCGCCCCGGTGA
- a CDS encoding sulfotransferase, with the protein MTFEDRYGWLDRLLHRTAFRAGTAQHALSDVENILYRDTLSSISVDDPVFITALPRSGTTIVLRLLWNTGRFASHTYQDMPFLLCPLFWDRFSDQFDGGTQTTERAHGDGLQVSGKSPEAFEEMIWKHFWPDAYRGRCIQPWSDDDHDPAFDTFYESHMRKVVAVRRDAPSADLRYLSKNNLNIARLGALPRPLEAGTFVVPFRAPFQQAASMLQQHERFLQLHDDDDFVREYMEAIGHHEFGHGLRPVNFDGWVDDAPEPTSLAFWVRYWIAAYQHVLAHADENTVLLSYDRLVDEPRTALSRLADLISVDPSALTGQADQLRPPRSHSVETAALSSETRRRAAALHETLKQRAPL; encoded by the coding sequence ATGACTTTCGAGGACCGCTACGGCTGGCTCGATCGGCTTCTCCACCGCACGGCCTTCCGCGCCGGCACGGCCCAGCACGCCCTGTCCGACGTAGAGAACATTCTGTACCGGGACACCCTCAGCTCGATTTCGGTCGACGATCCGGTTTTTATCACGGCGCTCCCCCGCTCGGGCACGACCATTGTGCTGCGCCTCCTGTGGAACACGGGCCGGTTCGCGAGTCACACGTATCAGGACATGCCGTTTCTACTATGTCCCTTGTTCTGGGACCGGTTCTCCGATCAGTTCGACGGCGGGACCCAGACGACCGAACGGGCACACGGCGACGGGCTTCAGGTGTCGGGCAAGAGCCCCGAAGCCTTCGAGGAAATGATCTGGAAGCACTTCTGGCCGGATGCATATCGGGGACGGTGCATCCAGCCCTGGTCGGACGACGACCACGACCCTGCGTTCGACACGTTTTACGAGTCCCACATGCGCAAGGTCGTGGCCGTACGGCGGGACGCCCCCTCGGCCGACTTGCGCTACCTCTCGAAGAACAACCTCAACATTGCCCGTCTCGGGGCCCTCCCCCGGCCGCTTGAGGCCGGTACGTTCGTGGTCCCTTTCCGCGCCCCATTCCAGCAGGCGGCCTCCATGCTGCAGCAGCACGAACGCTTCCTCCAGCTTCACGACGACGATGACTTCGTGCGAGAGTACATGGAGGCCATCGGGCACCATGAGTTTGGGCACGGCCTCCGCCCCGTGAACTTCGACGGCTGGGTCGACGACGCCCCCGAGCCCACGAGCCTTGCCTTCTGGGTCCGGTACTGGATCGCGGCCTACCAGCATGTGCTGGCCCACGCCGACGAAAATACTGTCCTTCTCTCGTACGACCGCCTCGTTGACGAACCGCGCACAGCCCTTTCTCGTTTGGCCGATCTCATTTCTGTAGACCCATCTGCCCTCACCGGTCAGGCCGATCAGTTGCGTCCGCCCCGCTCCCATTCCGTAGAGACCGCCGCCCTCTCTTCGGAAACGCGACGGCGC
- a CDS encoding S41 family peptidase, protein MRRSTLVAAGLVLLAGAAALTYTYRDTLGLTDPPRGEQVENLRAFATLYGYVRYFHPSDAAANTDWDAFAIHGVRQVRNAANRAELRAELEALFEPIAPTIQLYRTGNEPPTPADVLAPSDTAGLNLVAWQHQGIGFSQGNVPSKVRRLNDSLRTYRSIRLNRPPGRDRLFEAHAAPKEMTAKPLGRGLSVQLPLALYGEAGQTLRPANAPSPSALRDSLSHVETPILKTTSSLRLAGVTIAWNVFQHFYPYFGAVDVDWDAVLTRTFRRALADDTSTTEFVQTLRRMVAQLEDGHGRVVHSGTSSTSGLPVRFGRIGDEIVVVDTAGHLDRTLCPDIGDVVVSIGGRPPEQRLQERKRYISGSPQWTEGRALQKLGRGDPGSPVSLTVRRGNAENTCKVTRSDRRIPWRQLQVDDRPNTVDTLRAGVRYVDLTRAVWPTLRQHIGELADADRVVFDLRGYPTGGALKLLPHLSGDTLRSARFQKPQFIYPDQEKIVGYDASGRWTLPPEKPQITGDVVFLTGPGAISYAETIMGIVEHYELGTIVGQPTAGANGNVNPFELPGGYKVWWTGMRVRKHDGSQHHLVGIRPDIEAERTIEGVRNGRDEVLEKALEVLRSSGRAPSSERGATASN, encoded by the coding sequence GTGCGCCGATCTACGCTGGTTGCCGCGGGCCTCGTGCTTCTCGCCGGGGCCGCCGCCCTTACGTACACGTACCGCGACACGCTCGGGCTAACCGACCCACCACGAGGCGAGCAGGTTGAAAATCTTCGTGCCTTCGCCACCCTCTACGGCTACGTCCGCTACTTCCACCCCAGCGACGCGGCGGCGAATACCGACTGGGACGCGTTTGCCATCCACGGCGTGCGGCAGGTAAGGAACGCCGCCAACCGGGCCGAACTGCGGGCCGAACTGGAGGCGCTCTTCGAGCCGATCGCGCCGACGATCCAGCTGTACCGGACTGGGAACGAGCCGCCTACGCCCGCCGACGTCCTTGCGCCCTCGGATACGGCAGGGCTGAATCTCGTGGCTTGGCAACACCAAGGGATCGGCTTCTCTCAAGGCAACGTTCCGAGCAAGGTCCGTCGATTGAACGACTCGCTCAGAACATACCGTAGCATCCGTCTCAATCGCCCCCCCGGGCGAGACCGGCTTTTCGAGGCACACGCCGCCCCGAAGGAAATGACGGCGAAGCCGCTGGGGCGAGGCTTGTCTGTTCAATTGCCGCTCGCTCTGTACGGGGAGGCCGGACAGACACTCCGCCCGGCGAACGCCCCCTCGCCGTCTGCGCTGCGGGACTCGCTCAGCCACGTCGAGACCCCAATTCTTAAGACTACCTCCTCGCTTCGGCTCGCGGGCGTGACGATCGCCTGGAACGTCTTCCAGCACTTCTACCCGTACTTCGGGGCCGTAGACGTCGACTGGGACGCAGTGCTCACGCGCACCTTTCGACGGGCCCTGGCCGATGACACGTCGACGACCGAGTTTGTCCAGACCCTTCGTCGCATGGTCGCCCAACTGGAGGACGGGCATGGCCGAGTGGTTCACTCAGGAACGTCTTCCACCTCCGGACTGCCCGTCCGGTTTGGTCGGATCGGGGACGAGATCGTCGTCGTAGACACCGCGGGGCACCTCGATCGGACTCTGTGTCCGGACATCGGAGACGTGGTCGTGTCGATCGGTGGTCGTCCTCCCGAGCAGCGGTTGCAGGAAAGGAAGCGGTATATCTCCGGCTCGCCGCAGTGGACGGAGGGGCGGGCCCTGCAAAAGCTGGGGCGGGGAGACCCAGGATCGCCTGTCTCTCTCACCGTTCGGCGAGGGAACGCCGAGAACACGTGCAAGGTGACGCGTTCCGACCGGCGCATCCCCTGGCGACAGCTTCAGGTGGATGATCGTCCGAACACAGTAGATACGCTCCGCGCCGGCGTTCGCTACGTTGATCTCACTCGGGCCGTGTGGCCTACGCTCCGGCAGCACATCGGGGAGCTTGCAGACGCAGACAGGGTTGTCTTCGATCTTCGGGGGTACCCAACCGGCGGTGCGCTCAAGCTTCTGCCCCACCTGTCCGGGGACACGCTCCGATCGGCCCGGTTCCAGAAACCACAGTTCATTTACCCCGATCAGGAGAAGATCGTCGGCTACGACGCGTCCGGGCGGTGGACGCTCCCCCCCGAAAAACCACAGATTACCGGCGACGTAGTGTTTCTGACCGGGCCGGGGGCCATCAGCTACGCCGAGACCATCATGGGCATCGTGGAGCACTACGAGCTAGGCACCATCGTCGGCCAGCCGACCGCCGGGGCGAACGGAAACGTCAACCCCTTTGAGCTTCCGGGCGGCTACAAGGTGTGGTGGACCGGCATGCGCGTCCGCAAGCACGACGGCTCCCAGCACCACCTCGTCGGCATCCGGCCGGACATCGAGGCCGAGCGCACGATTGAGGGCGTGCGGAACGGGCGGGACGAGGTGCTGGAAAAAGCCCTAGAAGTGCTCCGGTCCAGCGGGCGGGCCCCATCCAGCGAGCGCGGGGCCACCGCGTCCAACTGA
- a CDS encoding DUF2752 domain-containing protein, with the protein MPTVQGAVGPVVRRLRAVPFEAVFWTAALLAAASIAPQASGGINLCLIEQLGLPCPGDGLGTAIAHLARGHWTASWNAHPLAGPVVGVLAVHVVSLCRTAPAPSH; encoded by the coding sequence ATGCCGACCGTCCAAGGCGCAGTAGGGCCGGTCGTCCGGCGGCTTCGGGCCGTGCCGTTCGAGGCCGTCTTCTGGACGGCGGCCCTGCTCGCTGCGGCCAGCATCGCCCCCCAGGCCTCCGGCGGGATCAACCTGTGCCTGATCGAGCAGCTGGGCCTCCCGTGTCCGGGCGACGGCCTGGGGACGGCCATCGCGCACCTGGCCCGTGGGCACTGGACGGCGTCGTGGAACGCGCACCCGCTGGCGGGCCCCGTCGTCGGCGTGCTCGCGGTGCACGTCGTGTCGCTGTGCCGGACGGCGCCCGCCCCGTCGCACTGA
- a CDS encoding cation diffusion facilitator family transporter, whose translation MASSKKAIYAAILGNFAIAVTKFLGAAVSGSSAMLAEGIHSLVDTGNGGLLLLGLRRSKRPPDENHPYGYGKSLYFYTLVVAVLIFGLGGGISLYEGILHTLDPGHGGASTASVLGVTVGGLMLNTVVLGAAIVFEGLALRTALQEFKKQRGDTPFFEAIVTSKDPTTFTVVFEDTAALAGLVVALVGIHLASLLHMPVIDGIASIIIGLILCGVAAFLIWESKKLLIGEAAAPEIRDDIRRMAHDDADIASVERLLTMHMGPRALLLNMDLRFRDDLDANTVEAAVDRLERAIRKAHPSIRYIFVEAGSIARTRASDSGASAAGGPPS comes from the coding sequence ATGGCCTCGTCGAAGAAGGCAATTTACGCCGCCATCCTTGGCAACTTCGCCATTGCCGTCACCAAGTTTCTCGGGGCGGCCGTCAGCGGCAGCTCCGCGATGCTGGCGGAGGGCATCCACTCGCTCGTGGACACCGGCAACGGCGGCCTGCTCCTGCTCGGCCTTCGTCGCAGCAAGCGGCCCCCGGACGAGAACCACCCCTACGGCTACGGCAAGTCGCTCTACTTCTACACCCTCGTCGTCGCGGTGCTTATCTTCGGGCTCGGGGGCGGCATCTCCCTCTACGAAGGCATCCTCCACACGCTCGACCCCGGCCACGGCGGCGCCAGCACCGCCTCCGTCCTCGGCGTCACGGTCGGCGGCCTCATGCTCAACACGGTCGTCCTCGGCGCCGCCATCGTGTTTGAGGGCCTCGCCCTGCGCACCGCCCTTCAGGAGTTCAAGAAGCAGCGCGGCGACACGCCCTTCTTCGAGGCCATCGTGACGAGCAAGGACCCGACGACCTTCACGGTCGTGTTCGAGGACACCGCCGCCCTGGCCGGCCTCGTCGTCGCGCTCGTTGGCATTCACCTTGCAAGTCTACTCCACATGCCCGTGATCGACGGGATCGCCTCCATCATCATCGGGCTCATCCTGTGTGGCGTGGCCGCCTTTCTCATCTGGGAAAGCAAAAAGCTCCTGATCGGCGAGGCGGCGGCCCCCGAGATTCGGGACGACATTCGTCGCATGGCCCACGACGACGCGGACATCGCGTCGGTCGAGCGCCTGCTCACGATGCACATGGGCCCTCGCGCCCTCCTCCTGAACATGGACCTCCGCTTCCGGGACGACCTCGACGCCAACACCGTGGAGGCCGCCGTCGATCGGCTGGAGCGCGCCATTCGGAAGGCCCACCCCAGCATCCGGTACATTTTTGTGGAGGCGGGCTCGATTGCCCGCACGCGAGCATCGGACTCGGGGGCCTCTGCGGCCGGCGGTCCGCCCTCGTAG
- a CDS encoding TM2 domain-containing protein, which yields MSNVLRYLPELEGDEQVEVARLLNDMSDAQAEHFARIYRSRRRDPAHILILAAVGFVGAAGLQRLYTGKVALGLVYLFTGGLCLIGTIYDVIKYQDLAFRYNRDVALEVAETVRTVYDTADDGA from the coding sequence ATGTCCAACGTGCTCCGCTACCTCCCTGAACTCGAGGGCGACGAACAGGTCGAGGTCGCCCGCCTGCTCAACGACATGAGCGACGCGCAGGCCGAACACTTCGCGCGCATCTACCGGTCGCGCCGTCGCGACCCGGCCCACATCCTGATTCTCGCAGCGGTGGGGTTTGTCGGCGCCGCGGGGCTACAGCGGCTCTACACGGGAAAGGTTGCCTTGGGGCTCGTCTATCTCTTCACGGGCGGGCTGTGCCTGATCGGGACGATCTACGACGTCATCAAGTACCAGGACCTCGCCTTCCGCTACAACCGGGACGTGGCGCTGGAGGTGGCCGAGACGGTCCGCACCGTGTACGACACAGCGGACGACGGCGCATAG
- a CDS encoding glycosyltransferase family 4 protein codes for MRLLFVTQDFPPDVGGIQTYSWEVATRLAERVEALEVIAPHRPSAARVDRAAPPAVTRVRGRPDLLPVTALFTVARRAVRLRADVALHAQWQTVGASALARWLTGYPRRIVCAAHGRELLFNPLSGRSGLGAAYDRFRRWSLAQPDALLPVSRYTARLLQERGVPPARLRVVPNGTDPNRFRPRGGRALRDRLGIGRRPMLLTVGRLVPRKGVDTVLRALPRIAASVPEVQYMVAGTGPDRSRLERLAVRKGVRDRVHFVGHVADDALPSYYSAADLFVMPAREAPPDVEGFGLVFLEANACGTPAVGARSGGVPDAIVDGETGLLVPPAAPTALASALASLLHAPEQLATLGRQGRTRTLRTANWQEVARNVHALLSEVASHRPLP; via the coding sequence ATGCGCCTCCTGTTTGTCACCCAGGACTTCCCGCCGGACGTAGGCGGCATTCAGACGTACTCCTGGGAGGTCGCGACCCGGCTGGCCGAGCGGGTGGAGGCCCTCGAGGTGATCGCCCCTCACCGCCCCTCTGCCGCGAGGGTCGACCGGGCCGCGCCCCCCGCCGTCACCCGCGTTCGCGGACGCCCCGACCTGCTGCCCGTCACGGCCCTCTTCACTGTCGCACGGCGGGCCGTTCGTTTGCGGGCCGACGTGGCCCTCCACGCCCAGTGGCAGACGGTGGGGGCGTCCGCACTTGCCCGGTGGCTCACCGGCTACCCGCGCCGCATCGTCTGTGCCGCCCACGGGCGCGAATTGCTCTTCAACCCGCTGTCGGGCCGCTCCGGGCTTGGGGCTGCCTACGACCGGTTTCGGCGGTGGTCGCTGGCGCAGCCCGACGCCCTCCTCCCGGTGAGTCGGTATACAGCCCGTCTCCTGCAGGAGCGCGGCGTCCCGCCCGCCCGTCTCCGCGTGGTTCCGAACGGCACGGACCCGAACCGCTTTCGTCCCCGAGGGGGCAGGGCGCTCCGCGACCGCCTCGGCATCGGCCGCCGTCCGATGCTGTTGACGGTGGGCCGCCTGGTCCCGCGGAAGGGCGTCGACACGGTTCTCCGAGCCCTTCCCCGCATCGCCGCCTCCGTGCCGGAGGTGCAGTACATGGTCGCCGGCACCGGCCCCGACCGCAGTCGGCTGGAGCGGCTGGCCGTCCGGAAGGGGGTGCGCGACCGTGTGCACTTTGTCGGGCACGTGGCCGACGACGCGTTGCCCTCCTACTACTCCGCGGCCGACCTCTTCGTAATGCCGGCCCGCGAGGCCCCGCCCGACGTGGAGGGATTCGGGCTCGTCTTCCTGGAGGCCAATGCCTGCGGCACCCCCGCCGTCGGGGCGCGGTCCGGGGGCGTCCCCGACGCGATCGTGGATGGGGAGACCGGCCTGCTCGTGCCCCCGGCCGCCCCAACCGCCCTGGCCTCCGCCCTCGCTTCTCTGCTGCACGCCCCGGAGCAACTCGCGACCCTGGGGCGCCAGGGCCGTACGCGCACCCTGCGCACGGCCAACTGGCAGGAGGTGGCCCGGAACGTCCACGCGTTGCTGTCGGAGGTGGCATCGCATCGCCCCCTTCCGTAG